One Formosa sp. Hel3_A1_48 genomic window, TACAGTGCTAGCCGTTTTCCTGCAAAACTCATGCAAGATTTAGGTGGTAAAACAGTGATCTTGCAAACGTACCTAGCTACTGTGAATACAGGTCTCTTTGATGCAGTATACGTTGTAACAGATAGTCAAATCATTTTTGATGAAATTGAGCGCAACGGCGGTTCAGTGCTTATGAGTCAAAAGCAACACCAGTCGGGAAGTGACCGAATAGCAGAAGCCATAATCGATATTCCCTGTGATATTGTTGTTAACGTTCAAGGAGACGAACCTTTTACAGAACGTGAAAGTCTATCAAAATTATTGTCAGTTTTTAAACACGACGTAGGCAATGAAATCGACCTTGCATCCTTGATGGTCAGAATTGATGACCAAGAAGAAATTCACAACCCCAATTGTGTTAAAGTTATAACTGATAAGAATAATTTTGCTCTTTATTTTTCACGCAGTCCTATCCCGTACCACAGAGATAAGGAAATAGACGCCCACTATTTTAAACACAAAGGCGTATATGCTTTCCGAAAAAAACCTCTTTTAGATTTTACTAAATTGTCTAATGAAAATCTTGAAGTTTCTGAGAAAATCGAGTGTATTCGTTTTTTAGAACATGGTAAAAAAATCAAAATGGTTGAAACCCATGTCGCAGGAATAGAGATTGACACAGCTGAAGATTTAGCCAAAGCCAAGAAGTTATGGCAATCAAATATAAACCCTTCCCAAATCTAAAACTATGAATTTTAAAAATTTCCCTATGGTATCTAAGGTCGTA contains:
- the kdsB gene encoding 3-deoxy-manno-octulosonate cytidylyltransferase, coding for MNVIAMIPARYSASRFPAKLMQDLGGKTVILQTYLATVNTGLFDAVYVVTDSQIIFDEIERNGGSVLMSQKQHQSGSDRIAEAIIDIPCDIVVNVQGDEPFTERESLSKLLSVFKHDVGNEIDLASLMVRIDDQEEIHNPNCVKVITDKNNFALYFSRSPIPYHRDKEIDAHYFKHKGVYAFRKKPLLDFTKLSNENLEVSEKIECIRFLEHGKKIKMVETHVAGIEIDTAEDLAKAKKLWQSNINPSQI